In Candidatus Desulfatibia profunda, the DNA window GGCCAATGACCGGTACCGGTTTCGGCTATCTGAATGCGAACCCCAACGAGTACCACATCTCCATGGACTACCATCTGCCCGACATGAAGGAAGCCTTCTACTCCCTGGTCAAGATGTCCGACGGGCTGACCGAGTGCTACCGGCCCGGGACTTTTGACCGCTGGAAACAGTCCTATCGCTTCCTCCTTGAGATGAACCCCAGGTTCATCTATGTCTGGGGCGGCGGTTTCGGTTACGGACCCAAGGTATTCGGCGGCTCTTACGACATTCTGGGGCAGGCCCATGCCGGGCTGGCATCTGTCACCGGCATGCACGAGTACATGGGCGGCCATGCGGCCAAGCACTCCAACTGGTGCATTGACTGGTATTCCGGCACCCAGATCACCTTCGGGATCCTAGCGGCCATCCACTGGCGCCGCAAGACCGGCCTGGGGACCATGATCGAGTTCTCCCAGGTGCAGGCCGCGACCCGCTGCCTGGGTTATGCCGCGCCGCTGTACGGCAGGTTCGGCATTGTCCGCCAGCGCTGGGGCAACTGGGATACCCAGCTCTGCGCCCACGGCATCATTCTGTGCGGCAAGTCTGACTATCCCGATGCCGAGAACCCGCAGGACCGGCTGGAGGCCAGGTACGCCATGATCTCCGCGTTCCAGGAGGCGGACTGGAAGGAACTGTGTGCCATCACCGGCCAGAAAAAGCTGTATGACAAATACAAGACCCACAAGGAAAGGGTCGAGGCCGAGGCTCAGATCGAGATCTACGCGGCCCTGGAAAAATGGGCCGAAGACAAGTCCAGGTCCCAGGTCGTTAAGATCTGCCAGGATGCCGGCCTGCTGGCCGAACCGGTGGTGAACGACAGGGAATACTACGAAAACGAGCACTGGCGGATGCGCGGCACGGTGCGGTGGCAGGATGATCCGATTTTTGGTGATATCCTGGCGCACGGCACTTACAGCGCCGGGCTGATGTCCAAGACTCCCAGGAGGCTTAAATGGATCTGGCGGCCGGTGGGTGCTGACAACGTCAAGATTTACCACGAGATGCTCGGCTATCCAACCAAAAAGATCGAAGAATGGTATAAAAAGGCCTGGATATAAAAGGAGGGATGAACTGTGTGTGATATAATCTGGTGCAAAAAAGATTTCAAGGGAAAGCCATGTAACACAGTGAACTACCTGGATCCTTACTGCTTCTGGAACTGGGAAGGCAAAATCAACTGTGCTGAATGTGGTGTGGTTTACTACATTCACATGATCCAGGGCCACATGTACAAGGGTCCGGAAGAGCGCCCCGGCGAAAAGCCCGACACCAGCCCGCTTTATGCCGATAAGCCCCTGGAGGGTTACCGGTTTTACGGTGCGGGTGTCAAGGGCCGGACCCGGCCTTTCGAATGCCTGCCCAGGCATATCTACCTGGGAGTGCCGGACATGGTGAAGTTCAGCATTCGAAACAGGCCGGTCAGAGGCTGGCGTCCCCAGCCGCCGGATGCGAGTAATGTAGCCTGTAGTTACGGCTTTAGTTGGGACGTCAAACGGCTCTCTCCGGAGGTATGGGAAGAGTACCAGCAGAAGAAGAAAAAAGGTCAAGTCAAGGACTGGTAAACAAGAAAGGAGTGTCATATGGAGGAGTTAACCCCTCAAGAATTTCTGGATAAGGTCCTGAAGCCGGCCAAACAGTCCGACCATGTATGCTGGGACTGCCTGCATTTGAAACCTGTGATCGAAAAATCCGTGTTTCCGCCTGCAGATATCATTGGCTGGTGCAAGAAAATCCACTTTCCCCACTACTGGTGCGTAGCTGACTTTAACGTGGTCAAGAAATGCTATGCCTTCCAATCAAAGAAGAAGAAGTAGCATGCAGGAAAACGTTAAAGAGGAACTCGACACCATCAAAGAGATGGTGCAAAGATGGAAAAAGAGTTATTTAGGATGGGCATCTCCGGACGGGGAAAACGAATACCTGCTGGAAGAGCTCTCGGAAGAGATCTCCAGGCACGTTTCCCCTTTAATACGCAGGTTGCATGACGGCAGCCACATCGACCAGTTCGAAGCCCACGAGTTCCTGGAATATTGCTACGGTCAGCTTGAGGACTTGCGCAATGAATTGAAGAAAGTGGAGCGTCAAGACCAATCAAATTAAATCCGATCCGGCCAGGCTTGTCGCTTAAAACAAGCTGCGATGAGCCTGGACCGGATTTAACCAAAAGGAGGTTGAGCATGCCTGAGAAATGCCGTATTGGTGTCTGCGGGTTCGACCCCATGCTTGTCAAGGGCTACGTGACGACCGGGTTTAGGGGCCTGTGGTGGCATATATCAGACGAGATTTACGAGGCTTACAAGGTTAAACCGAATGACAAGATTACCGGTAAGCTGCACAAAGTTTACAAAGGTGCAGGAAAGCTGGCCGATGTCAAGGTAACCTACGAGCCCAACGTAGACTTTGAGTGGCAGATGGCCAAAGAATCCGGCCTTGCAGTTTTGCTGCCGCCCAAGGCGATCGTCGACTATCAACTTACAGAATTTCACTTCATTGAGGTGACCATCAATACAATCGCAGGTAAAGAAGTCTGGCCCGGCGAAACTAAAACGAGCGTGAAGATGTGGCCAGAGGATAGGATGGAGCTGCCTTTTGTCGTGGATTTCATAGCTCCATAAACTGTTTAACACAAAACCCTCTTCCCCCTGGCCTATGGTGACAAAGATTGGGGGGGAGAGTCAAAATTTCAACATTTTGATCCCCCTTTTCGATTTTTCTGGAAAGGGGGATTTTTTTGTGAAAGGAAGTTCAGATGACCGAGGATTCTAAAAAAACGAAAGAACAAAAAGAGTTCGAGGAACTAAGGGAACAGTACCCCTCACTGGAAGAGCAGCCGCAACACCCGGGCTGGGTTTCGGTGGCTAAGGTTCTGAAAAAGACCGATCCGGTTTTTGAAAACATGCAATTTTTGCTGGGATATGATTTCTCCTGTAATATATACGTTTTAACGGGAGACTATTTGACTGTCGTCGATCCGGGCAACGATTACACCGGTCTCATGGAACTTTTCAAATCAGGTTATCAGCCGGAGGACATTAAAAAGATCGTCCTGACCCACGGCCATCGGGATCATGCCATGGGAGCGCTGGAACTTTTACGGGCCTATCCGGAAATCAGTGAAAGCGGCGGCTTTGAAATAATATTCCACGAATCGGGTCCGGAAGGGTTAAAAAAGGTGCTTAAAGAATCCCGGTGCCGTATCACCACGGTCAAGGGCGGCGAGCTGCTCGAGCTTGGCGGCTTTGAATGGGAAGTGATTTACACACCCGGCCATACGGTTGATGGTATATCCCTGTATCATGTCCCCAGCAAAACCGCTTTTACCGGCGACACTGTGCTGCCCTATGGCATATCCGATCCCGACAATCAGGCCGGCGGCCGGCTGGACCATTACCTGGTAAGCGTCAAGGAACTGCTCAAACGGGATATTGAAAACATATTGCCCGGCCATGGGGTCCCGGTAGTTTCGGCCGGCAAAAGGGTCATAGAGACGGCTTACGAGAGCATCCTGCGGGAAATCATGGGAGGCGAGGGAGATATTCCGTGGATGGAGGGAGCTTCGAAACTGGTTGAAAAAGGTCTGCTGGAAGAGGCGGTGTATTGTAGCGATAAAGAGCTGGCTCGCAATCCGCAAAACTTGACCGCGCTCCAGCTCAAGGCCTACTGCCTGACTGACATGGGCAGGTGCGCTGAGGCCGTGGCGCTTCTGGATATAATCCTGGCACAACAAGGCGACAACCCGCATGCCCTGCTGGGCAAGGGACATGCCCTGCTGGGGCTTCAGAAATATGCCGAGAGCTTGAAATACCTGGATGAGGTGATAAATATCAACCCTGATATCAAGGAGGCCCATATATACAAAGGCATGGCCCTGCATCTTTCGGGCAGATTTGACGAGGCTATGGATATAGAGGTTTTTCGAACGGAATTTGCCGAAAGATTCAAGGAACAGCTTGATAAAAAGCAGTAGCAAACCACTGCGGACACTGTCGGCCACAGCCTTGCGATATGTCGAGACCTTTGAAAACCGCTAAACCCAAGGGCATTGGTTCTCATACAAAAAT includes these proteins:
- a CDS encoding CoA transferase; this encodes MAKDPRVTRIEDLPGPKSKGELEEMKMPYEEYCRAKFDPGKEFSKPVSLKGIRWMSTTMYIFTPHSVSNLAELGAEVIKVEMPRMGDPMRHCAPFNETYLYPLHDTRPMTGTGFGYLNANPNEYHISMDYHLPDMKEAFYSLVKMSDGLTECYRPGTFDRWKQSYRFLLEMNPRFIYVWGGGFGYGPKVFGGSYDILGQAHAGLASVTGMHEYMGGHAAKHSNWCIDWYSGTQITFGILAAIHWRRKTGLGTMIEFSQVQAATRCLGYAAPLYGRFGIVRQRWGNWDTQLCAHGIILCGKSDYPDAENPQDRLEARYAMISAFQEADWKELCAITGQKKLYDKYKTHKERVEAEAQIEIYAALEKWAEDKSRSQVVKICQDAGLLAEPVVNDREYYENEHWRMRGTVRWQDDPIFGDILAHGTYSAGLMSKTPRRLKWIWRPVGADNVKIYHEMLGYPTKKIEEWYKKAWI
- a CDS encoding MBL fold metallo-hydrolase — its product is MTEDSKKTKEQKEFEELREQYPSLEEQPQHPGWVSVAKVLKKTDPVFENMQFLLGYDFSCNIYVLTGDYLTVVDPGNDYTGLMELFKSGYQPEDIKKIVLTHGHRDHAMGALELLRAYPEISESGGFEIIFHESGPEGLKKVLKESRCRITTVKGGELLELGGFEWEVIYTPGHTVDGISLYHVPSKTAFTGDTVLPYGISDPDNQAGGRLDHYLVSVKELLKRDIENILPGHGVPVVSAGKRVIETAYESILREIMGGEGDIPWMEGASKLVEKGLLEEAVYCSDKELARNPQNLTALQLKAYCLTDMGRCAEAVALLDIILAQQGDNPHALLGKGHALLGLQKYAESLKYLDEVININPDIKEAHIYKGMALHLSGRFDEAMDIEVFRTEFAERFKEQLDKKQ